CCTACTGCAGCGCGCCCCGACACTCCGTACCGCGTCCATCCTGCTCGATCAACTCACCGGCGCGTTCGAGCGCGAGGTTCGGCGCATTATTGCTCTTATCGAAACCGCTCCGGTGGAGGCACAAGCCTCGCTCCGTCAACTCGCGGAACTCGGCAACACCGTCGGTCGGCACCTCACCGAGCCGTGGAAGGTGGTCATTGCGGGTCCGCCGAACGTCGGGAAGAGCTCGCTCATCAACGCACTCGCGGGGTACCAGCGTTCGGTCGTGTCCGAGGTGGCCGGCACCACGCGGGACGTCGTGAGTGTCCGGGTGGCGCTTGAGGGATGGCCGGTCGAACTGATCGACACCGCCGGCTTACGCGACGCGACGGGACTCGAAGCCGAAGGAATTGCGCGCGCGCACGAAGCGCTCCGAACCGCGAACCGGCTCGTGTGGGTGACCGATATTACCGACGCGAGCGCCCGCGTACCCGATCTCGATTTGCCCACAAACGGCGAACGGATTGTGGTCGCGAACAAGTGCGATCAACCGGCCGCGTGGGACGTGACCGCCCTGCCCCACTTCGACGGGACCGTGAAGGCGATCCCCGTATCGGCGAA
The Gemmata palustris DNA segment above includes these coding regions:
- a CDS encoding GTPase; this translates as MSDTTVSLLTPPSAGAIATIEVRGARAWELARQLFKPAGKPLPEAPAVNRFWFGTLGNDEVVLAVTAPPCGRGSSITSANEPRSQGSGATTTTIEIHCHGGRRVVRWVMEQFLTRGCLERAAPPQNEGFDLLQRAPTLRTASILLDQLTGAFEREVRRIIALIETAPVEAQASLRQLAELGNTVGRHLTEPWKVVIAGPPNVGKSSLINALAGYQRSVVSEVAGTTRDVVSVRVALEGWPVELIDTAGLRDATGLEAEGIARAHEALRTANRLVWVTDITDASARVPDLDLPTNGERIVVANKCDQPAAWDVTALPHFDGTVKAIPVSAKTGAGLPELITALIANFPSPPGGAAVPYTPHLIELVIEAATSARHAKWADAANLLRDTLAASE